In Selenomonas sp. TAMA-11512, a genomic segment contains:
- a CDS encoding potassium transporter TrkG, which yields MIVNLFLLACLSLTFGFFLLGGAVYADLSGMPRAPYLIPAVLALAVALPLPLLRRRVRRNVSLVEGAFFLPFSWLYLTVIGLLPFYLTGVADPTDAFLAAASALSTTMPLYAHEEIDALLFSYQVFLGWFGGLHFLVLLFTILPVVGGCFGVSLTAGGEETYSPLLTRMRTKGLNAMVLYTLWTVISILAYAAAGASPEDAVAAGLSTVSTLGFGTDGGYAASVVGMPFIMLLSILSGTSNLLWQRALEKRSWRMVVGDGEFLYYLRVASISAALMAFAFWLRGGEAPLEAMGSGAFYAVSFLTTSGSLLESSPNFASTINFGLLLLTFIGCSIGSAGGGFSPIRLRILLRAVRAEVRRTLHPRMVVTISAGDYDVPNRILGRILIFFFLYFGTFALGAVVLSLAGLGAMPAIALTAGCLTSTGTLYTLFAGSSFFTLPLWTKMTACLLMLLGRLEIFACLVLVGASVGRAATGKWKD from the coding sequence ATGATTGTCAATCTCTTTTTGCTGGCATGCCTATCGCTGACGTTCGGATTCTTCCTTCTCGGCGGGGCTGTCTATGCGGATCTTTCGGGCATGCCGAGGGCGCCGTATCTCATTCCCGCCGTGCTTGCGCTCGCCGTCGCACTGCCTCTGCCTCTGCTGCGGCGGCGTGTCCGGCGCAATGTCTCGCTCGTCGAGGGCGCGTTTTTCCTGCCCTTTTCGTGGCTGTATCTGACGGTGATCGGGCTGCTGCCCTTTTATCTGACGGGGGTGGCGGATCCGACGGACGCCTTTCTCGCCGCCGCCTCCGCGCTCTCTACGACGATGCCGCTCTACGCGCACGAGGAGATCGATGCGCTGCTCTTCTCCTATCAGGTGTTTCTCGGCTGGTTCGGCGGGCTGCACTTCCTCGTGCTTCTCTTTACCATACTCCCTGTCGTCGGCGGCTGCTTCGGCGTCTCGCTGACGGCGGGAGGAGAAGAGACGTACAGTCCGCTCCTTACGAGAATGCGGACGAAGGGGCTCAATGCCATGGTTCTGTATACGCTGTGGACGGTCATATCAATTCTCGCTTACGCGGCGGCGGGCGCTTCACCGGAGGATGCCGTCGCTGCGGGGCTCTCGACGGTCTCGACGCTCGGCTTCGGGACGGACGGAGGCTATGCGGCGTCCGTGGTCGGCATGCCTTTCATCATGCTTCTGTCGATTCTGTCGGGCACGTCCAACCTCCTCTGGCAGCGGGCACTGGAAAAACGCTCCTGGCGCATGGTGGTGGGGGACGGCGAGTTTCTCTACTATCTGCGTGTCGCGAGTATCAGCGCGGCTCTGATGGCATTTGCCTTTTGGCTGCGGGGGGGAGAAGCGCCGCTTGAAGCGATGGGCTCGGGCGCGTTCTACGCGGTCTCGTTTCTGACGACGTCGGGCAGTCTTCTCGAGTCTTCGCCGAACTTCGCCTCGACGATCAATTTCGGGCTCCTGCTGCTCACGTTTATCGGCTGCTCGATCGGCTCGGCGGGCGGTGGCTTTTCGCCGATCCGCCTCCGCATCCTGCTGCGGGCGGTGCGCGCGGAGGTGCGGCGAACGCTGCATCCGCGCATGGTTGTGACGATCTCGGCAGGCGACTATGACGTGCCGAACCGCATCCTCGGGCGCATCCTGATATTCTTCTTTCTCTATTTCGGCACGTTCGCGCTCGGCGCTGTCGTGCTGTCGCTGGCAGGGCTGGGTGCGATGCCGGCGATTGCCCTGACGGCGGGATGTCTGACTTCGACAGGGACGCTCTATACGCTCTTTGCGGGATCGTCCTTCTTTACGCTGCCGCTCTGGACGAAGATGACCGCCTGCCTGCTGATGCTTCTGGGGCGGCTCGAGATATTCGCCTGCCTCGTGCTCGTGGGAGCCTCCGTAGGCCGCGCCGCGACGGGGAAGTGGAAGGACTGA
- the dhaL gene encoding dihydroxyacetone kinase subunit DhaL, translating to MRKIINAKEDVVSEMLEGFVGAYSRFYRKHPEVNGVILKSHRKGKVAVVVGGGSGHEPLFAGFLGAGLGDAAACGNIFASPDPQTVALTAKAVESGKGVLFIYGNYAGDNLNFDMGEEFLAEEGIRSAHVRVMDDVVSAPKERRTDRRGIAGDVFVVKIAGAAADTGAPLESVLKITEKARDNTFSVGVATAPAQLPNADEPVFTLPEGEIEYGMGLHGEKGVERTTWQTADALAERMYGDLKAEAGLKEGDTVCVLVNSLGSTTILELSIVYRKVRELLRADGIGIHDVDLNGYCTSQEMGGFSITFLKLDEELKTYYDMPCYSPYYAKGSVEGASAGVEEDDDKMGTSSAVSKDKEPIIITRSRAGVLNALSAADAKNMLLYIAQKIIKAKPYLTEIDSAIGDGDHGIGMAGGMQKVLAQLPDMESANAYSYFETAGKAMLLSMGGASGVIFGSLYLAGAKGMEPKETLDAADLARMERKSLAAIQERGNAKVGDKTMVDALEPAVIAMERTAGEGLLPMLRAAEEAAKEGVENTKKYTAKFGRAKSLMERAVGYQDAGATSTYLIFRGMREFVEDLMEKNV from the coding sequence ATGCGTAAGATCATCAACGCGAAGGAAGACGTTGTCAGCGAGATGCTGGAGGGCTTTGTCGGTGCCTACAGCCGCTTCTACAGGAAGCACCCGGAGGTCAACGGCGTCATCTTGAAGTCTCATCGCAAGGGAAAGGTTGCCGTCGTCGTCGGAGGAGGCAGCGGCCACGAGCCTCTCTTTGCCGGGTTTCTCGGCGCGGGTCTCGGGGACGCTGCGGCGTGCGGCAATATCTTCGCTTCGCCTGATCCGCAGACGGTCGCGCTGACGGCAAAGGCTGTCGAGAGCGGCAAGGGCGTCCTCTTCATCTACGGAAATTATGCGGGGGATAATCTGAACTTTGACATGGGAGAAGAATTCCTCGCCGAGGAGGGCATCCGCTCGGCGCATGTCCGCGTCATGGACGATGTCGTCTCGGCGCCGAAGGAGCGCCGCACGGATCGCCGCGGCATTGCGGGCGATGTCTTTGTCGTCAAGATTGCCGGCGCGGCGGCGGATACGGGAGCGCCGCTTGAAAGCGTTTTGAAGATCACGGAAAAAGCGCGTGACAATACGTTTTCCGTCGGTGTGGCGACAGCGCCTGCGCAGCTGCCGAATGCGGATGAGCCTGTCTTTACGCTGCCGGAGGGCGAGATCGAGTACGGTATGGGTCTCCACGGAGAGAAGGGCGTCGAGCGGACGACATGGCAGACGGCGGACGCTCTGGCGGAGCGGATGTACGGAGACCTGAAGGCGGAGGCGGGGCTGAAAGAGGGCGATACGGTCTGCGTGCTCGTCAACAGCCTGGGCTCGACGACGATCCTCGAGCTGTCGATCGTCTACCGCAAGGTGCGTGAGCTGCTACGCGCGGACGGCATCGGGATACACGATGTCGATCTCAACGGTTACTGCACGAGCCAGGAGATGGGCGGGTTTTCGATTACCTTCCTGAAGCTCGATGAGGAGCTGAAGACGTATTACGATATGCCCTGCTATTCGCCGTACTATGCCAAAGGATCGGTAGAGGGAGCTTCGGCCGGCGTCGAGGAGGACGACGACAAGATGGGGACATCTTCCGCAGTGAGCAAGGACAAGGAGCCGATCATAATCACGCGCAGCCGCGCGGGCGTGCTCAATGCGCTGTCGGCCGCCGATGCGAAGAACATGCTGCTCTACATTGCGCAGAAGATCATCAAGGCAAAGCCGTATCTGACGGAGATCGACAGTGCGATCGGCGACGGCGATCACGGCATCGGAATGGCGGGCGGCATGCAGAAGGTGCTCGCGCAGCTCCCTGACATGGAGAGCGCGAATGCCTACAGCTACTTCGAGACGGCGGGCAAGGCGATGCTGCTCTCGATGGGCGGCGCGTCCGGTGTCATATTCGGAAGCCTCTACCTTGCCGGTGCAAAGGGCATGGAGCCCAAAGAGACGCTCGACGCGGCCGATCTGGCAAGGATGGAGAGGAAAAGTCTCGCCGCGATTCAGGAGCGGGGCAATGCGAAGGTCGGCGACAAGACGATGGTAGATGCGCTCGAGCCGGCGGTCATCGCCATGGAGCGCACGGCAGGAGAGGGACTCCTGCCCATGCTGCGCGCGGCGGAGGAAGCCGCGAAAGAGGGCGTGGAAAACACGAAGAAGTACACGGCGAAGTTTGGCCGCGCCAAGAGCCTGATGGAGCGGGCTGTCGGCTACCAGGACGCGGGCGCCACGTCAACATATCTCATTTTCCGGGGGATGCGTGAATTTGTCGAAGATTTGATGGAAAAAAATGTATGA
- a CDS encoding NRAMP family divalent metal transporter, with protein MADASKVNAAEDEDRSTWHSKVKALGPGILMATAAVGGSHIVASTQAGAIYGWQLAVLILLINVFKYPFFRFGSEYTATTGQNLIEGYAKRGRSYLWVYFILNVFSAMVNTAGVGMICAAILANFFPGGLGMDASQWTVIIIVGIWGMLLIGGYRFLDGLSKWIMIVLTIATVAAAIIALFHHREYAPDFVVTSPWQLSALPFLIALMGWMPAPIEISSITSLWSAEKKATVNFNRDDAIFDFNVGYIGTAILAFVFLALGALIQYGNGEEVKAASIAYIAQLVQMYAASLGAWSIPLITTIAFLCMFGTVITVIDGYSRANNEALRLILGKESASRKSLSVWVTVTSILGIVIAMAFVGNLGTMLRFAMIASFITTPFFAYLNYSLVNNKEHQLEGQLKHLSWAGLAYLFGFALFFVTAMAAGAI; from the coding sequence ATGGCAGACGCATCAAAGGTAAATGCAGCAGAGGATGAAGACCGGTCCACCTGGCATTCGAAGGTAAAGGCGCTGGGCCCCGGCATCCTCATGGCGACGGCAGCGGTCGGGGGATCGCATATCGTCGCTTCGACGCAGGCGGGTGCTATCTACGGATGGCAGCTCGCGGTACTCATTCTGTTGATCAATGTGTTCAAGTATCCGTTTTTCCGCTTCGGTTCGGAGTATACGGCGACGACGGGGCAGAATCTTATCGAGGGTTATGCGAAGCGCGGACGCTCGTATCTCTGGGTGTATTTCATCCTGAATGTCTTCTCGGCGATGGTCAATACGGCGGGCGTCGGGATGATCTGCGCCGCCATATTGGCGAACTTCTTCCCGGGCGGTCTCGGCATGGACGCCTCGCAGTGGACGGTCATCATCATCGTCGGCATCTGGGGGATGCTGCTCATCGGCGGCTATCGTTTCCTTGACGGTCTGTCGAAGTGGATCATGATCGTACTCACGATAGCGACGGTTGCCGCGGCAATCATCGCGCTCTTCCATCATCGGGAATACGCGCCGGACTTCGTCGTGACATCGCCCTGGCAGCTCTCCGCACTGCCGTTTTTGATCGCCCTCATGGGGTGGATGCCGGCGCCGATCGAGATCTCCTCGATCACGTCGCTCTGGTCGGCGGAAAAGAAAGCTACAGTGAACTTCAATCGTGACGACGCGATATTCGACTTCAATGTCGGCTATATCGGGACGGCTATTCTGGCGTTCGTCTTCCTCGCGCTGGGTGCGCTCATTCAGTACGGCAATGGCGAGGAGGTCAAGGCGGCTTCCATCGCCTACATCGCGCAGCTCGTGCAGATGTATGCCGCGTCCCTTGGCGCATGGTCGATACCGCTCATCACGACGATTGCCTTCCTCTGCATGTTCGGGACGGTCATCACGGTCATCGACGGCTACTCGAGAGCCAATAACGAGGCGCTTCGACTGATTCTGGGGAAGGAGTCGGCGAGCAGGAAAAGCCTTTCCGTATGGGTGACGGTGACGTCCATACTTGGCATCGTCATCGCGATGGCGTTTGTCGGCAATCTCGGAACGATGCTGCGCTTCGCCATGATCGCGTCCTTCATCACGACGCCGTTCTTCGCTTACCTCAACTACTCGCTTGTGAACAACAAAGAGCATCAGCTCGAGGGACAGCTGAAGCATCTGTCGTGGGCGGGTCTTGCCTACCTCTTCGGCTTCGCGCTCTTCTTCGTCACCGCTATGGCTGCGGGCGCAATTTGA
- a CDS encoding MgtC/SapB family protein yields MVTGVEWELIARLALSCVLGGIIGYERQSRRKSAGLRTNVLVCLGSCLIMILSQHLYMEVEGKTNADPARLAAQVVSGIGFLGAGAIMKEGLSVVGLTTAACLWVVAGVGLATGAGYYLGAFSATLFAFLTLSVLSRLDLMLIAHDRDFSMTIHTEDVPGQIIKIQDALTAMHLAIRTFKVKEAEDEYHDVEDTQRIIIELNIKNPSAVKRSEVVEAIRKIEGIDDVQAG; encoded by the coding sequence ATGGTAACGGGTGTGGAATGGGAACTCATCGCAAGGCTCGCGCTCTCCTGCGTCCTCGGCGGCATCATCGGCTATGAGCGGCAGTCGCGCAGGAAGTCCGCGGGGCTCCGCACCAACGTCCTCGTCTGCCTCGGCTCCTGCCTCATCATGATCCTCTCGCAGCACCTCTACATGGAGGTCGAAGGCAAGACAAACGCCGACCCTGCTAGACTCGCGGCGCAGGTCGTCTCGGGCATCGGCTTCCTGGGCGCGGGCGCCATCATGAAGGAAGGTCTCTCCGTCGTCGGTCTTACGACGGCTGCGTGCCTCTGGGTCGTCGCGGGCGTGGGACTTGCCACGGGCGCAGGCTACTACCTCGGCGCCTTTTCGGCGACGCTTTTCGCCTTTCTGACGCTCTCCGTGCTCTCGCGCCTCGACCTCATGCTCATCGCGCATGATCGGGACTTCTCAATGACGATCCACACCGAGGATGTCCCCGGACAGATCATCAAGATTCAGGACGCCCTGACGGCGATGCACCTCGCCATCCGCACGTTCAAGGTAAAGGAAGCGGAGGACGAGTACCACGACGTGGAGGACACGCAGCGGATCATCATCGAGCTCAACATCAAAAATCCTTCCGCCGTGAAGCGCAGTGAGGTCGTTGAGGCGATACGGAAAATTGAAGGGATTGACGACGTACAGGCGGGATAG
- a CDS encoding PTS glucitol/sorbitol transporter subunit IIA produces the protein MKYEATITAIGSLAGELLENSNSIIMLDEGARPSLSEMVVEHTQTDLKEDIKVGDTLHMGNKKFKVVTVGDMANENIRKEGHCTLVFNDEGSMPGQIVVKGTGAPRLLVGDTITFE, from the coding sequence ATGAAGTATGAAGCAACCATCACGGCCATCGGATCTCTCGCAGGAGAGCTTCTAGAGAACAGCAACAGCATCATCATGCTCGATGAGGGAGCGAGACCGAGCCTCTCGGAGATGGTCGTCGAGCATACGCAGACGGATCTCAAAGAGGACATCAAGGTGGGCGACACACTTCACATGGGCAACAAGAAGTTCAAGGTTGTCACCGTCGGCGACATGGCGAACGAAAACATCCGCAAGGAAGGACATTGCACACTCGTATTCAACGATGAGGGCTCCATGCCGGGACAGATCGTCGTGAAGGGCACCGGAGCGCCGAGATTGCTAGTCGGCGACACCATCACATTTGAATAA
- a CDS encoding uracil-DNA glycosylase, which yields MQIFKNDWGELLEGEMQKPYYRELRSFLIREYRTRDIHPGMYEIFNALHYTSFAETRVVLLGQDPYHGRGQAHGLSFSVQEGVPPPPSLLNIYKELETDIEGFTAPSTGCLIPWAEQGVLLLNTVLTVRDGAAFSHRGQGWETFTDAIIRLLAAREKPLAFILWGRNARDKKAMIPVPPHFIVESAHPSPLSANRGFFGSRPFSKVNSFLKGIGEREIDWRL from the coding sequence ATGCAGATTTTCAAGAACGATTGGGGAGAACTCCTGGAGGGTGAAATGCAAAAGCCCTATTATCGGGAGCTGCGCTCATTTTTGATCCGGGAGTATCGGACGCGCGACATCCACCCGGGCATGTACGAGATCTTCAACGCGCTTCACTATACGAGCTTCGCCGAGACGAGGGTCGTCCTGCTGGGGCAGGATCCCTATCACGGCCGAGGGCAGGCGCACGGGCTGTCGTTCTCCGTGCAGGAGGGCGTGCCGCCTCCGCCGTCGCTCCTCAACATCTACAAGGAGCTCGAGACGGATATAGAGGGCTTCACGGCACCTTCGACGGGCTGCCTCATTCCGTGGGCGGAGCAGGGCGTGCTGCTTCTGAACACGGTTCTCACCGTGCGCGACGGAGCGGCGTTTTCACATCGCGGGCAAGGCTGGGAGACGTTCACGGACGCGATCATCCGCCTCTTGGCCGCGCGCGAAAAACCGCTCGCCTTCATCCTGTGGGGACGCAACGCGAGGGATAAGAAAGCCATGATCCCCGTACCGCCGCACTTCATCGTCGAATCGGCGCACCCGTCACCGCTCTCCGCGAATCGCGGATTCTTCGGTTCACGCCCCTTCTCGAAAGTCAACTCTTTCTTAAAGGGCATCGGCGAGCGGGAGATTGACTGGAGACTGTGA
- a CDS encoding sugar transferase, whose protein sequence is MPIRQFWFLRKLLLFAADGVLILILGNYTIYHAFPSIGFREDSVLLPLVLITTWLVLRSHELYNVIERSFDEIFRSMIAAYVSIGCILFAFSFFSVEMDKIRLPMLWMLTCQFIALSLLRLLLWKVEKSLHEARKVLLIAPKEECRKIYHRLRSQPKNLLKLCYISMDVENDDWKSKVAEVDLLVLGANLRHHQKVAIMNYATRHGKQVRIIPNTYEVFCSHAALTQIDDIPVFQPQGFYLRRELRIIKRVMDIALSLAGLICTLPFMLFAVIGIKLDDGGPLFYSQIRVGRGGREFRIYKFRSMRIDAESKSGPMLAQEGDARITKMGNFLRMTRIDELPQIWNVFVGDMSIVGPRPERPFFVEQFTKEHEEYAYRHNVKPGITGFAQIYGKYNTTAFDKLVYDLLYIQQCSFLLDVVLILKTIRVLFTKSATEGVQTGKDFEDMKKYVIGAKSGDVYGDY, encoded by the coding sequence ATGCCCATTCGACAGTTTTGGTTTCTGCGCAAGCTTCTGCTCTTTGCCGCGGACGGAGTACTGATACTTATCCTTGGAAATTATACCATATACCACGCGTTCCCCTCGATTGGTTTTCGGGAGGACAGTGTGCTCCTGCCGCTGGTACTGATTACCACGTGGCTTGTTTTGCGTTCCCATGAATTGTACAATGTGATTGAGCGGTCCTTCGACGAGATCTTCCGCTCGATGATCGCGGCTTACGTATCTATCGGCTGCATCCTGTTTGCGTTCAGTTTTTTCAGCGTTGAAATGGATAAAATCCGATTGCCGATGCTTTGGATGCTCACCTGCCAGTTCATTGCGCTCAGTCTGCTCAGGCTGCTGCTGTGGAAGGTGGAAAAAAGCCTTCATGAGGCTCGCAAAGTGCTTCTCATCGCCCCCAAGGAAGAGTGCCGGAAGATATACCATCGCCTTCGCTCTCAGCCGAAGAACCTCCTCAAACTTTGCTATATCTCCATGGACGTTGAGAATGACGACTGGAAATCCAAGGTCGCCGAAGTCGATCTCCTCGTTCTGGGCGCGAATCTTCGCCATCACCAGAAGGTCGCCATCATGAACTACGCGACGCGTCATGGGAAACAGGTGCGAATCATTCCGAACACATACGAGGTCTTTTGCAGTCATGCCGCTCTGACGCAGATCGATGATATACCCGTTTTTCAGCCGCAGGGCTTTTACCTGCGGCGCGAGCTGCGCATCATCAAGCGCGTGATGGACATCGCGCTCTCCCTTGCGGGACTCATCTGCACGCTGCCATTTATGCTTTTCGCCGTGATCGGCATTAAGCTCGATGACGGCGGGCCGCTCTTCTACAGTCAGATTCGCGTGGGACGCGGCGGCAGGGAGTTTCGCATCTACAAGTTTCGCTCCATGCGCATCGACGCCGAGAGCAAAAGCGGCCCAATGCTGGCGCAGGAGGGGGATGCGCGCATCACGAAGATGGGGAACTTCCTCCGCATGACGCGCATTGACGAGCTGCCGCAGATATGGAATGTCTTCGTGGGGGACATGAGCATCGTCGGGCCTCGCCCGGAGCGCCCCTTTTTCGTCGAGCAGTTCACGAAGGAACACGAAGAGTACGCGTACCGCCACAACGTCAAGCCCGGCATCACGGGATTCGCGCAGATTTACGGCAAGTACAACACGACCGCGTTTGACAAGCTCGTCTACGACCTTCTCTACATCCAGCAGTGCAGCTTCCTTCTCGATGTCGTGCTGATCCTGAAGACCATACGCGTCCTCTTTACGAAGAGCGCGACCGAAGGCGTGCAGACGGGGAAGGACTTCGAGGACATGAAGAAATACGTCATCGGCGCGAAGAGCGGAGATGTGTATGGAGATTATTGA
- a CDS encoding glycosyltransferase family 4 protein: MKVLYIITQAQLGGAQTHVHTILKNAPQYGIEPVLAVGKEGWLTDEAQKLRIPVHLLPDLVREISPGKDKKALREIDALLREEKPELVHCHSSKAGILGRLAACRLGIPAVFTAHGWAFTEGVSPVKRRLYQGIEALAGYWAKKIICVSDYDKRLAERCLSMHRHKLVTVHNGIEMTEGAGDSPQGARTDDSSRLHFVMVARFSPPKRQDLIVRALRELRAQGYGDALRVDFVGDGELLEGVRRLAKELEVEDDVSFLGNRTDVDALLPAYDAFLLISDFEGFPISILEAMRTGLPVIASDVGGVKEEVIDGETGRLVPRGDAAGLASVLRTCVSDRKVLHFQGKRGYEYAVSRFAAEEMMEKIVCVYSDAMHEPAESR, encoded by the coding sequence ATGAAAGTCCTATACATCATCACACAAGCGCAGCTGGGAGGGGCCCAGACACATGTGCATACCATCTTAAAAAACGCCCCCCAATACGGCATCGAGCCCGTCCTCGCCGTCGGAAAAGAAGGCTGGCTGACGGATGAGGCGCAAAAGCTCCGCATACCGGTGCATCTCCTGCCTGACCTCGTGCGGGAGATATCGCCCGGGAAGGATAAAAAGGCTCTGCGGGAGATAGATGCGCTTCTGCGCGAGGAGAAGCCGGAGCTGGTGCACTGCCATTCCTCCAAGGCGGGTATCCTGGGGAGACTGGCTGCCTGTCGACTCGGTATTCCGGCGGTGTTCACGGCGCACGGATGGGCGTTCACGGAAGGCGTGTCGCCTGTCAAACGCCGGCTCTATCAGGGGATTGAAGCCCTCGCGGGCTACTGGGCGAAAAAGATCATCTGCGTCTCCGACTACGATAAGCGTCTTGCCGAGCGATGCCTCTCCATGCATCGTCATAAACTCGTGACGGTGCACAACGGAATCGAGATGACGGAAGGGGCGGGGGATTCGCCGCAAGGTGCGCGTACGGATGATTCGAGCCGCCTTCATTTCGTCATGGTGGCGAGATTTTCTCCGCCTAAGCGGCAGGATCTCATCGTGCGCGCTCTCAGAGAGCTGCGAGCACAAGGCTATGGAGACGCGCTGCGCGTCGACTTTGTCGGCGACGGCGAGCTGTTGGAAGGTGTCAGACGGCTTGCGAAGGAGCTGGAGGTCGAGGATGACGTCTCCTTCCTCGGCAATCGTACGGATGTAGATGCGCTTTTGCCTGCCTATGACGCGTTTCTTCTCATCAGTGATTTTGAGGGATTTCCCATCAGTATTCTGGAAGCTATGCGCACCGGTCTTCCCGTTATCGCCTCCGATGTTGGCGGCGTCAAGGAAGAAGTGATCGATGGCGAGACCGGACGGCTCGTGCCTCGTGGGGATGCTGCCGGCTTAGCCTCCGTGCTGCGCACATGTGTTTCGGACAGAAAGGTGTTGCATTTCCAAGGTAAGCGGGGATATGAATACGCTGTATCTCGTTTTGCGGCGGAAGAGATGATGGAAAAGATTGTCTGTGTATATTCGGACGCAATGCATGAGCCGGCAGAGTCGAGGTGA
- a CDS encoding glycosyltransferase family 2 protein, translating to MYRVVVLMSVYNGSRYLREQIDSVLSQTVSDILIYIHDDGSVDGSLEILREYASRYDNIKIHSDVHLGYPQCFFYLLKEAPEASYYAFSDQDDVWLPEKLERALEKLRNREAPALYGCPQQLADEDLQPGRINQSKARYSLGDALFTGNYIAGCTMVMNAAMRDLFLRNPVPQVAYHDEYMYILATLFGDVIYDGHPYILYRQHSANTIGAGSGGITRYIHRLRHMPEIRGRRNQNRLQYVHTILGNYDELLPEREQNLLQDVLRMSESYHSRWRLFRRLKFDCSDITETCYKKLALLFFW from the coding sequence TTGTATCGTGTAGTCGTGTTGATGAGTGTGTATAATGGAAGCCGTTATCTGCGTGAGCAGATAGACTCCGTTTTATCGCAGACCGTGAGCGATATCCTCATTTACATCCACGATGATGGATCGGTTGACGGGAGTCTCGAAATACTGCGGGAATACGCATCACGCTATGATAATATAAAGATTCACAGCGATGTGCACCTCGGTTATCCGCAGTGCTTCTTTTATCTCTTAAAGGAAGCTCCGGAAGCGTCGTATTATGCTTTTTCCGATCAGGACGACGTGTGGCTTCCGGAAAAGCTGGAACGCGCATTGGAGAAGCTGCGTAATAGAGAAGCGCCTGCGCTCTACGGATGCCCTCAGCAGCTTGCGGATGAGGATCTGCAGCCGGGAAGAATCAATCAGTCGAAGGCTAGATACTCGCTGGGGGATGCCCTGTTTACAGGGAACTATATTGCAGGGTGTACGATGGTGATGAATGCTGCTATGAGGGACCTTTTCTTAAGGAATCCCGTACCGCAAGTGGCCTACCATGATGAGTATATGTATATTCTGGCAACGCTCTTCGGTGATGTGATTTATGATGGACATCCGTATATCCTCTATCGGCAGCACAGTGCGAATACGATAGGAGCCGGAAGCGGCGGCATAACTCGATATATACATCGTCTGAGGCATATGCCGGAAATTCGCGGAAGGCGCAACCAAAACAGGTTGCAGTATGTACATACGATTTTGGGGAACTACGATGAGCTACTGCCCGAGAGAGAACAAAACCTGCTGCAGGACGTACTGCGGATGTCAGAGAGCTATCACAGTCGCTGGAGATTATTTCGGCGTTTGAAGTTTGATTGCAGTGATATTACGGAAACTTGTTATAAGAAGCTTGCGCTGTTGTTTTTTTGGTAA
- a CDS encoding glycosyltransferase family 2 protein — MEQVGPKISIVTVTYNSVKTLEQTIVSVSRQTYKNLEYIIVDGGSTDGTLNLIEKYKSCITRAVSEPDRGIYDAMNKGVALATGDYVEFIGSDDALAERDVIEKVVGQMYSDVDILSGNAYFVDEASRREYLYTNDFARDKKAYRGGMVPHAAVFARRDLLKKYPFSIEYRMLADYRFFLQCYFDDAIRIQYVDTPVLYYSLAGISSTATADAAGEEKLSIYRELGLCDTLYQTEYIRYRKKKKLQAIGAFSLIKKIRDYARIMLRGKKHVCDNPICRWCGRG, encoded by the coding sequence ATGGAACAGGTGGGACCTAAAATATCCATTGTGACAGTCACCTATAACAGTGTAAAAACGCTGGAGCAGACCATTGTCAGTGTCAGCCGGCAAACCTATAAGAATCTTGAATACATCATCGTGGACGGAGGTTCGACGGACGGTACATTGAACCTTATCGAGAAATATAAGAGCTGCATTACACGAGCTGTCAGTGAGCCGGATCGGGGAATCTATGACGCTATGAATAAAGGCGTTGCCTTGGCGACAGGAGACTATGTAGAGTTCATCGGATCAGACGACGCTCTGGCGGAAAGAGATGTAATCGAGAAAGTTGTAGGACAGATGTATTCTGATGTGGATATACTCAGCGGTAATGCGTATTTTGTGGATGAGGCATCGAGACGGGAATATCTTTATACGAATGATTTCGCGCGGGACAAGAAGGCTTACAGGGGGGGCATGGTGCCCCATGCGGCGGTCTTTGCCAGACGAGACTTGTTGAAGAAATACCCTTTTTCCATAGAATATCGCATGTTGGCGGATTACCGGTTTTTTCTGCAATGCTATTTCGATGATGCGATTCGTATTCAGTACGTAGATACGCCGGTTCTCTACTATAGTCTTGCAGGTATCAGCTCGACCGCCACGGCAGATGCGGCGGGCGAGGAGAAGCTTTCCATCTATCGAGAACTGGGGTTGTGTGATACGCTTTATCAGACAGAGTATATCCGTTATCGAAAGAAAAAAAAGCTGCAGGCAATAGGTGCCTTTTCGCTGATCAAAAAGATCAGAGACTATGCCAGAATCATGCTTCGCGGCAAAAAGCACGTTTGTGATAATCCTATATGCCGCTGGTGCGGAAGAGGATAA